A region of Necator americanus strain Aroian chromosome I, whole genome shotgun sequence DNA encodes the following proteins:
- a CDS encoding hypothetical protein (NECATOR_CHRI.G1044.T1) — MSKNEEQRLGVLHLDKTHRRKRNPKKFKRTNFTRSALTEEDKRNIKYAHVEPLYRMWCDYYRSLLGDQQKSPDERMLKADYHGALVLVAEAHNTTQIGIVGIILLETRQTFQLITKQDKYVVIPKQGTALQFILDGRVFTLFGDAMRYKPSLRGKKHRLRVALPFFIR, encoded by the exons ATGAGCAAGAATGAAGAACAGCGATTGGGCGTATTGCATTTGGACAAAACCCATCGCCGCAAACGAAATccgaagaaattcaaaaggaCAAATTTCACTAGAAGCGCTCTCACAGAGGAGGATAAGCGGAATATTAA ATATGCACATGTGGAGCCATTATATCGGATGTGGTGTGACTACTATCGAAGTCTATTAGGTGACCAACAAAAGTCTCCAGATGAGCGAATGCTGAAGGCAGATTATCACGGAGCACTAGTGCTTGTTGCAGAAGCACATAATACCACTCAG aTAGGGATTGTCGGTATTATTCTGTTGGAGACTCGACAAACTTTTCAATTAATCACTAAGCAGGACAAATACGTTG taattcCAAAGCAGGGCACCGCTCTGCAGTTTATTCTTGATGGACGAGTTTTCACACTGTTTGGTGACGCTATGAGATACAAACCATCCTTACGTGGTAAAAAGCATAGACTACGAGTTGCGTTGCCGTTTTTCATCAGAtaa